The following DNA comes from Coraliomargarita parva.
TGCCGGCTCCACCGTGGTCCACTCGGTCGGCGGTTGGGTCTCGTTTGCCGGCATCCTGGTAATCGGCCCGCGACTGGGCCAGTTTGACAGCGAGCGGCGCATCCAAGGCCACAACCTGCTGCTGGCCACGGTAGGCGTGCTCATGCTCTGGTTCGGCTGGCTGGGCTTTAACGGAGGCAGCACGCTCGCCCTCAATGCCCATGTGCCCCCCATCATCGCCAAGACCATCCTCGCCGGTGCCTGCGGCGGTGTCTCTGCCCTGCTCTTCGGCTACGTATACTACAAGATGGCACGTACCTGGACGATCATGAACGGCGTCATCGGAGGCCTGGTTGGCATTACTGCCTGCTGCCACGTCGTCACCATGCCCGCAGCCGCATGTATCGGCGCCATGGCCGGAATCATCTGCATGTTGGGCATGCTACTTCTGGAGCGTTTCAAGATCGACGATGCCGTCGGGGCGGTCCCGGCGCACGCCTTTTGCGGGATCTGGGGCACCCTCTCGGTCGCACTCTTCGGATCCCAGGAAGCATGGGGCACCGGCCTGAGCCGACTCGAGCAACTGCAAGTCCAACTGACCGGTATCGGGGTCTGCGCGGTCTGGACGTTCACCATCGCATTCGTCTTCTTCACCCTGCTCAACCGGGTAATCCGCCTACGTGTCACCGAAGAAGAGGAACGAGAGGGCCTGAACGTCAGCGAGCATGGCGCCTCCACCGAGCTGCTGGACCTGATTACCGAAATGGATGCCCAGGAACAAGCGGGCAGTTTTGACAAGCGCGTCTATGTCGAGCCTCATACCGAAGTCGGTCAGATCGCGGCGGAATACAACCGCGTCCTCGAACGGATCGAAACCGAATTCAAGAACCGCGAAATGGCCACCGCCGAGGCACGGAAGTCCCAAGCCGAAGCAATCCGGGCCAACCAGGTCAAATCGGACTTCCTGGCCAATATGAGCCACGAATTGCGCACCCCGCTCGGCATCATCACCGGCTACGTGGAACTGATCCAGGAGGAGATGAAGGAATGCGGCATCGAAGACTACGCGGAGGACCTCGAAACCATCGCGCACGCCAGCCACCACCTGCTCAATCTGATCAACGGCGTCCTCGATATTTCCAAGATCGAATCCGGCCAGATGGATGTCTATTATGTACAAGTGGACCTGCGACACCTCGTACCGAAGCTGGTACAAACCGTGCAGCCGCTCATCCAGGAGAACAAGAACGTGCTTGAGTTACAGATCGAAGACGGACTGGACCTCCTCGTCGCGGATGAAACCAAGCTCGAGCAGTGCCTCCTGAACCTCATCGCCAACGCGGCCAAGTTCACACAAAACGGCCGCATCACCCTCTCAATTCATAAAAGGAAATGGGCAAATGGGCGCGAGCTTTGCTTGTTCGAGGTTGCCGACACCGGCATCGGAATGACTCCGGAACAGATGAAAACGATCTTCGAAGCGTTCACCCAAGCGGACAGTTCCACCACACGCCGCTATGGAGGTACCGGCTTGGGGCTGGCAATTACCCGCAGCTTCTGCCGTTTGATGGGAGGCGACATCAGCGTCAGGTCCCGACTGGATGAAGGGTCCACCTTCACCATGCAAATTCCTTGCAGCCTTGAGGCCATGGAGACGCCCAAGAGCATACAGCACAATCCTCCCTTCAGCTACGCGCCATGAAGGCTCACACGGTCCTAGTCATCGAAGACAATATCGCACTTCGCGAAATGACCCGCCGCCGACTGGAACGGCACGGGTACAAGATCGTCCTCGCGGAAGATGGCGAAGAAGGCCTGGCCCTCCTGCAGGACATGAAACCGGACATCATCCTGCTCGACATGAGCCTCCCGGGAAAGGACGGCTGGACCGTTGCGGGCGAACTCAAGGACTGCCCGCGCTGTGGCACGATTCCCTTGATCGCCATTACCGCACACGCCATGCGCGGCGACCGGGAAAAAGCCATCCAGTCGGGTTGCGACGATTACGTCAGCAAGCCGATCGACTTCAGCATTCTCACCAGCAAAATGAACGCCCTGCTGGAACCCCACGAGTCCTAGCTCAGTCCGAGCTCAGGCGTTGTTTCGCCTCACCCTTGAACATGGCGTGCGCTTCACGCAGGATGCCGGGAATACGATCCCGATGTGGATGATCCTTAAGTAGGGCCAGAAGGGCCGGCTCATCAAACTCGCCCGAAGGTTTGCCCCCCATCCAGTTGCCTCCGTCGCCCCCTTCGATCATCCCGTAGCGGTACTTGCCGTAACCGGTCATATCCAGCCCCTTGGCCAGACTCCAGAGGCGCAGGATATAAGGAAGATTCACTTCGCCGGGAACCTGCGTGTACCACGGCAAGCCTTCGCTGTAGGAGGGCCACCAGTCCGCCCCGAGCGCATCCTGCAGAACCGCCTCCAACCGCGCTTCGATCGGTGCGATCGTCCCATCGATCCGGTCGTAGTAGGCCAACGCCGCCAGATGCTCGTCAAAATCACTCGCCTGCCCGGCTCCCACACTCAGGGTATGGACCTCCGGACGCCGCAGGCAGAACAGGTCGTTGAAGGTGATCGGATGCAGGGGTGCACAGGCATCACTCAGCTTCTGCGGGGGAGCGAAGAGTTGGCCGCCCTTGTCCGTCGGACTGATGATAAACACGCCCATATCCTGACGGGTTGCCGCCTCGATCGCCGCCCAGTTGGTCTGGTTGATATAATACCAGTGCAGGTTCACATACTCGAATTCCCCGCACTCGATTGCCTTCACGATCACTTCACAGGCCCCGTGGGTTGAAAACCCGACATGACGAATCCGGCCGTCCTTTTGCCAGCGGCGCACCACCTCAAGGCATCCCCCCGGACGGATGATCCAGTCCAGCTCCTGTTGCTCGTTGATCCCGTGAAAGCCGAAAAGGTCGAGGTAGTCACAACCCAGTGAATCAAAGGATTCCTGCAGTGTCTTCTCGAATTCCTTCGGGTCCGCCTTGGGCGCGACCTTGGTCTGCAGGTAGTAGCTGTCCCGCGGACGCGCCTGCGCCCCCAGGACCAGACGAAACCAATCCTCCGAATGCCCGTAGCCACGGGCCGTCTCAATGTGATTGATGCCACAGTCGAAACTCCGGTCGAGGATCGCCGCAATTGTCTCCCGCTCGGTATCGGTCAAGCCCTCGTAAGTCAGGCCTTTTTCCCAACCACGAGGGAAACGCATGCCCCCCAGGCTAAAAACGGAAAGCTCCAGTCCGGTACGTCCAAAACGGCGGTATTTCATGCCCGACTCATAGTTCGGGCTGCTTTGGTCGTCAATTCACATCCTGGCAAGACCACGATCCGGGAATCAAAGCGTCAAAAACAGGACCACAGTAACATCTAAAAAAAGTCGAAAACACCGCTTGACTTCAAAAAGGCCATTTCTACTGTCTGCGTCTTTCCCACTTTTTGGGGTAGTAGCTCAGTTGGTTAGAGCGCCTGCCTGTCACGCAGGAGGCCGCGGGTTCAAGTCCCGTCTATCCCGCCATTTAGCCCGTTGGTTTTCACAATCAACGGGCTTTTTTGTGCCTCGTCTACCAGTCGACACACAAACGAAACTTTTAGGACCGTTGGACGATACCCAGGCTGAACCTTAACCCCCAATCCTGATGAAACGACTGTACCGACTCAGCCTCACCCTATTCACGCTTGCGCTCCTCAGCCCCCTGCAAGCAGGTAACTCCGCCGACGAAGATTCCGCTCGATACTATAAATCCAATCCCGGGAAATTCGACGGGCAGAAGGTCGATGTGGACTGCATCTTCGTCAAGCGCCCCCTGGCGGCCAATAAAATCGAAGGTGTGACCTTTTTCGTCGCGCAGACGAAAGACAAGGACAACCACAGCTTTGGCGGCACCATCGTAGTGGCGGTGCTCAGCGACGAGGCCGAATCATTCCTGCGGAAATACGGCGATGCCCCGGACATCAATCGCGGCGCGGCGGAAAAAGTCGACTCAAAGCGGCTACGGGGCATTTTTCACCTTCTGGAGAGCGGCCATGTCTATATCGATGAAAGCGATGACGGCAAAGCCCACGACAGGATCCTCGCCAACCTTGAAGCGGCCCAAAAAGCGATCAACTCCGCCGACGGCGGCCCACGCGATCGGAAAAAGCCCGTGAAAAAACGGCAACTCTAGCACCGGAAGCCCCTCGTTTGTGGACGGAGTAGTCAAGGCCTGCTCACGCGTGTGCTCGTGGCTCCAATGAGCTCGCGCTGACAGGCCTGAAATCGAGCTTCCAAAAACTCAGATTTTGCCTAAACTGGAACCTTGTTGTCAGCTTTGCCTCGCCCCCCGCAGTTCAATCGCCCCACAACATTCCAGACCCCATCATGCCCCCATACACACGACAGCTCAGTCTTCTCATCGCCGCTGCGACAGTCATGATCAGCACGCCGGTCCTCGCGGAACCCATGCGCGGCCCCCTTCCGGCCGAACAACGCGGCTTGATCCATGACATGGCGCAACAGCATGAAGCCATCGAGCGTACGGTCGAGATGACCGAAACAGGTTACAAAGCCACCACCACATCACAGGATGCGGAAATCGCGGCCTCATTGAAGGCCCACGTGAAATATATGTCCGAGCGCCTCGCCTCGGGCGCCATGGTCCGCCGATGGGACCCCGCTTTCGTTGAAATGATCGAACATCATGGAGATATCTCCGTAGATGTTGAAGAGCTGGAAGACGGTATCCAGGTCATCGTCACCGGCAAAACCCCGGAAGCCATCCTCGTGGCGCAAAACCATGCTAGGATTGTCAGCGATTTCGCAGCTAAAGGACCGGAGGCCGTACAAGCGAAACATGCCAAGGCATTGGAGCCCGACACGGAACTAACTGCCGGAGACACAAAGTGTGGAGCCGGTCCATGCCCGAAGGGGTCGGCGGCAAAGTGCCCGATGCGTGAAAAATGCCCAGCCGCCGGCGCAAAAGAGCCCGATCCGGCGAGCCCGCAGAAGCCCACCCCTCCGTCTGCGGCAAGCGCAGACACCTCCCCTTGATAAGAGGAGGAGCTTTTGCTGTGCTGCCCCCCGGAAATCACTCGCGAGGCTCCCATTTTCGCAACCGAGAAAGAGGCGCGAGGCACGCTAATTCTGCCATCCCCAACAAAACTCCTCCCCTGCGAGCAGGCATGGAGGTGGCCCGGCTCGCCCGGGACGGAGGGGTTCAAGGCACGCAGCGCCGCATGCACAACCGCTGGCTCAACGAATCTGACATACCTCATAAACTCCTCCTCCATGGCTCGGCGTAGTCTTAGACGAAGACGGGTGCACGCAGGGGAGGGGGACCGCGAAGCGGCCTGTCCTGAGCCTGCCGAAGGGTGGAGGGGTTCAAGGCACACAGTCCAAAGGCTTTAACCACAAAAAGCCCCGGCGTTTCCACCGGGGCTTTCGTTTCAAATCGTGTTGCCTGACTTAGCTGGCAGTCGCGGCCATCATTTCTTCGCGGGCCTTTTCCGCCAGCGGGGTGCTCAGGTAGCGCTCGCCGAAGCTGCAGCCGACCGTGACGATGGTCTTGCCGGCCATTTCCGGACGCTTGGCCAGTTCCATCGCCGCCCAGACATTGGCACCGGTGGAAATACCACCGAGAATACCGTCCTCTTGGGCCAGCCGCTGGGCAGTGGCAAACGCGTTCTCGTTGGAGACCTTGATCACATCGTCAATGATATCGACGTTGCAGTTCTTCGGGATAAAGCCCGCGCCGATTCCCTGAATCTTGTGAGGCCCCGGCTGGCCGCCGGAGAGCACCGGACTGGCTTCCGGTTCGACCGCCACGGACAAGAGCTCCTTCCGCGACTTGATCACTTCAGAAACACCGGTAATGGTGCCGCCGGTGCCCACACCGGCCACGAACGCGTCGATCTTTCCGCCGGTCGCAGACCAGATTTCCTCGGCTGTGGTCTTGCGGTGCGCTTCCGGATTCGCCGGATTCTCAAATTGTTGCGGCATGTAAGCCTTCTCGCCGTATTCCTCCACCAGCTCGGTGGCACGGGCGATCGCACCCGGCATGCCCTTCGGACCGGGAGTCAGAACGATGTCCGCCCCCAGCATACGGAGCAACACACGGCGCTCCAGCGACATCGTCTCCGGCATGGTCAGGATCAGCTTGTAGCCCTTGGCCGCACAGACAAAGGCCAGCGCGATTCCGGTGTTGCCGGAGGTCGGCTCGATAATGATGCTGCCCGGACCGATCTTGCCGTCACGCTCGGCGGCTTCGATCATGGCCTTACCGATACGGTCCTTCACACTCGCCAGCGGGTTGAAAAACTCGCACTTCAAGTAGATGTCGGCTTCAAGTCCAGCGGTGGTCTTATTGATCTTAACAAGCGGGGTATTACCCACGGTGGAAACGATTGAATCGAATGCTTTGCTCATAATCCTTATTGGTTGAGTGAAGATAGAAAGATAAGAACACAACGCGCTTTTCCCCTGGCTTGCAAGTCCGGAAGTCAGTTATACTTCTTCTCGTAATTATGGCGCGAAGTCCGGGCACAAAAAAACACCGCGGGGCGGTGCTTCCAGAATTCGGGGCGTTTGATGCTTACCGGCGCTTCGGGCCGTAGCTACGCTTCGGCGCATTACGCTGAACCGCTGCATTGCGCAGGCGATACACGATGCGCGCCTTGTCCAGATCGTAGGGGCTCATCTCCATCTTCACGGTATCACCCGTTGTGATCTTGATGAAGTGCTTGCGCAGCTTACCGGAAATATGGGCGAGCACCTGATGACCGTTTGCCAACTCGACCCGGAACATGGTGCCCGGAAGAACGGCTACAATTTTACCTTCTACTTCGACGTATTCTTCGCTTTGTGCTTTTGCCATAAATAATTGTGAAACCGCGGAGGGAAGCACTTAAGCCGCGAAAGTCAAGATTCGACTGTTCCACGCGATACGGGATGGCTTGACCGTGTCGCCCACCGGGGATTTGTCTATCCCGTATCCCGCATCCCGTATCTCCTCCCGCATGAACTTGCCTTGCCCATTCGAAAAGATCTTTCCCTCCGAGCTCAACCGCAACGAGGCATACTACATGACGCATGCCTACAACGAGGCAATCGAGGCCTGGAAAAAGGATGAGGTCCCGATCGGCGCGGTCATCGAGCATCAGGGCCGAATCATCGCGACCGGCCACAACCAGTCGCGCAGCACCAACGACCCCACGGCACACGCCGAAATCATCGCCATCTCACAAGCCGCCAATGCGATCGGCGACTGGCGCCTGAACGAGTGTACCCTCTATGTGACCAAGGAACCCTGCCCCATGTGCTCCGGCGCACTCGTCATCGCCCGCATCGGCAAGGTCTACTATGGCCTGCCCGATCCGAAGATGGGCTGCGTCGGCGGCGCCGTCGACCTCGGCGCCCTGCCCGAAAGCAATCACAAGTTCGAATCGACCGGCGGCATTCTGCAGGAGCTCAACCATGAATTGCTCAAGGCCTTCTTCGAAATGAAGCGGCAGGCGAATAAGGATAAGAAGCTCGAGGGTTGAGAGTGGGACCTTGCGGGTTGCGCGTTGCGGGAACAAACAACGAGCAACTTTCAAATAACAACCTCATCCCCCATTTGACAGACGGGACAGTCCGTCTCACATTACTGGCTTACTCTCTCACCAACATAATCATATATTAACTATCATGGCATACGAACTCCCCTCACTATCCTACGCATACGATGCGCTCGAACCGCACATCGATGCGCGCACGATGGAGATCCACCATAGCAAGCACCACAACGCTTACATCACCAATGTAAACGCTGCGCTCGAAGGCACCGGCCTCGAAGACAAGTGCGTCTGCGACCTCATTTCCGACCTGTCGGTCGTGCCCGAAGCCAAGCGCGGTGCCGTCCGCAACAACGGTGGCGGCCATGCCAACCACAAGTTCTTCTGGACCATCCTCAGCCCGGACGGCGGCGGTGCCCCCGTCGGCGAACTGGCCGCGGCGATCGACGCCGAACTCGGTGGCTTCGATGCCTTCAAGGAAGCTTTCGCCAAGGCAGGCGCCACCCGCTTCGGTTCCGGTTGGGCCTGGCTCGTAGTCAAGGCAGACGGTACACTCGCCGTCACTTCCACACCGAATCAAGACAGCCCGCTGATGAAGGGCATCGCCGAAGTCGAAGGTACTCCTGTCATCGGTCTCGATGTCTGGGAACACGCCTACTACCTGAAGTACCAGAACCTTCGCCCGAAGTACATCGAGGCATTCTGGAATGTGGTCGACTGGAACGCAGCCGAAGAAAACTACAAGAAGGCCAAGGCCTAAATTGTAGAGAAAGCGCGATAGCGATTTCTACCAATTGATTTCATACAAGCCGTCCCTGAAACGGGGCGGCTTTTTTATGGTTCATAGGCGATTTTCGAGAAGAAACGACTTCCTATAGAAGTGGATGCCTAGGCTTTGCGATGGGGGACGAAGCAGACACACAGATTCCTCCTCTGCTTGCAGGGGAGGTGGTCCGGCGACTCAGCCGGACCGGAGGGGTCCCACTCGAGTGCAGCCCTGACGGAATGAGCAGACTTCATTCAGTTCTCTTTATTCTCTGAGGAACTTGAGATATCCAGCGAGGGCAAAGCAGGTCAGGTTAAAGGCGAGTGGTAAACCCCACGTTCATTTTTCAGCCAACGTATGGAGTGAGCGGCGGCTTCAGCCGTTGCTCACCTCCTCTTGTTGGAATTTTAGTTTTCTCAGTGAGTAGAAGTGGTAGATCGCGGAGACAAGGACTAGCGTTATAACCATGAAATTATACCGCACAACATATGTGTTATCGCCAAACTGGTGCATGGACTGGACGAGCACAGGGGTGCCATTCTCTTTAGAAGACTCGATCTGACTCGCTTTCAGAACAGCCATCAAGTCCCTTGCGCCTTCCTTATTATCTTCATCTGACGCATTTCCAGATTCTCCCACCATCATGATTGGTATCGTTTTCTCGATGGTGATTCCGCCAGTGAAGAAAAGCAGGAAGTGCATCACTAAGGATAAAGCGATAAGGCTTCTTTTGTTCATTCTCTTTCTCCAACGATGAGACCAGACAACCAGCCTGAGAGCTTAATCGTCCAGTTGCTTTTTAGAATTTCGGGGCGGGTTAAATGGGTTGTCTGTGTCGTCTGGATGGACTCCTGAGTGCTTCGGTGATCTTAAAGGCCTCGATTGCTCTTCATCTCTCTTTTAATTTCGGCAAGTTCGACTGCCATACTGTGAAGGATTTGATTTCTTTCATTATTCCATTTTGAGATCTTCTGCCAGAAATGGATGACACCCCAGACTATAGCTCCGATGATAAGCAAATTAATCAGCTGAGCAATGATCATAAAATTGCCAAAATTGTTGAAGACCGTGTTGGTTGTATTTTCCATTTTTTATTCTTCCATCGTCGAAGGTAGACAGATCGGGGCGCAGCCTCGATCTTGTCTATCCTGACTGGTTATCATTCCTGTTCTATTGGAGCCATGAACTTTTTGAGTCGTTCTTTGTAGGACTCTTCTAAGTCTGGTTCATATTTTACTACAAAATGGTGAAGGATTGGAGTGCGTTCTTTGGAGTGCGTGTAAACTGGGAATCCATCGATTATTTCGTTTTCCATGTCCATGACGTTCACCCAGCACATGTAGGGACTACCAACTGGATCGATGGGGAAGAATGGATCTAAGGTTCTGTCCTTCTTTATTTCTTTCAGTTCGCCGAGTAGACGTCTTGCACCGGCAAGATCTAGTTGAACTTGCTTGGGTTTTATGATGACTAAGCCTATTCCATCAACATACCCTGCAGTTTCTTGCCCTAGGTTGATGGTCACTTTTACAACGGTGTCGATTTTGTAGGGAGATGGTGCCCTAGGCTCAAAAGGTTCGAATGGGCTTTCAGCAAAAATCGCGCTTTGCAGCACCATAGTAAGTGTAAGTGCGATGGATTTGAAATTCATTTTCTTTGATAACGTCGAGGCCAGGCACCCAGCCTGACGGATTAGTGGTTCTAGTGATTCTCGGATTTTCGGGCGGGTTACATGGGTTGCCCTGTGCCTACTGGTTAGATATTTCTTTTTTCGTAAGGGATGAGTTCACTTAAGCGGCGTAGTGCAGCACCACTAGCGCAAGCTAGTTCATGCATTCGCTCTTTGTTAATGCGCTCATCATTAGAGCAATCAGACTTGAAGCGGACTACATGGATCTCACCACCTTCGGTTTCACCAAGACTAGATAATAGTATGGGGTTGTGGGCCACTTTATTTCTTTCGAGGCGTAATTCGTCTAAATCTTTAAAGAGTAAATCAATTTTCGGGTGCTCAATTTCAGTTCGTTCTTTCAGCGCTCTTTTCAGAATGTTTAGTCGCTTAAATAGGGGTAATTTAACGACCTCCGTCACTAGTATTTCTTCAGGGCAATAATTCTTAATCGCTGCATTTATGAGTAACTCGATAGCGCCGCATTGATGAATGAAGCCTCCAATTAGTGCATGAAAGTTTGGTTCAATTTCCTTCATTTAACGTTGAGGTGTCTCAAGACTGAAGCGCGGAGCGCGAAAGGAATTGAGACCACCGCCTTGTTCTGCCTTCGGTTTGCTTATGCATCGTTGATCGCATATTGGATTATTCTGTCACACGTCGCTTTGCTCACTTCTTTTTCACTCAATTCTTCAAGCCATTCCTTGACGATAAATACTTCAAGGAAATAGCTGTGCCCATCGATTGGTTCGATGTTCCCATCTTCAGGTTGAAGGACAATGATTGTTTCGGAGTCTTCATTCCATTCTCTTTTCGAGTAGATGGTCATCAGGTCTTCATAATTATCCCGAGAATTGATTTCGTTTAGTGCTTCGATGAGTTTCATTTTCCTTCGCAGAACGTCAAAGGTAGGCGCGCCAAAGGCGTTGCCTATCCTGTCTGGTTCTCACTCTTTGTTTTTCTGCTCTTGGTGCCAAGGGTCTGTAATCTCTATTGCTTTCATGATTAAGCTTGGGATTGGCTGAGGTGGTCCAGCTGAGTCCGATCCATATCCAAAATAGAAAC
Coding sequences within:
- the amt gene encoding ammonium transporter, whose translation is MITSESLDIAWILITAALVMVMQVGFCLLESGLVRAKNGINVAIKNLADFSVSAIVFWLFGFGIMFGTSLNGWIGSEYFLFDAENAPWVMAFFTFQLVFCGTSITIISGAVAERMRFSAYLFVALFTSGIIYPFFGHWAWGGLIEGTSQGWLAARGFIDFAGSTVVHSVGGWVSFAGILVIGPRLGQFDSERRIQGHNLLLATVGVLMLWFGWLGFNGGSTLALNAHVPPIIAKTILAGACGGVSALLFGYVYYKMARTWTIMNGVIGGLVGITACCHVVTMPAAACIGAMAGIICMLGMLLLERFKIDDAVGAVPAHAFCGIWGTLSVALFGSQEAWGTGLSRLEQLQVQLTGIGVCAVWTFTIAFVFFTLLNRVIRLRVTEEEEREGLNVSEHGASTELLDLITEMDAQEQAGSFDKRVYVEPHTEVGQIAAEYNRVLERIETEFKNREMATAEARKSQAEAIRANQVKSDFLANMSHELRTPLGIITGYVELIQEEMKECGIEDYAEDLETIAHASHHLLNLINGVLDISKIESGQMDVYYVQVDLRHLVPKLVQTVQPLIQENKNVLELQIEDGLDLLVADETKLEQCLLNLIANAAKFTQNGRITLSIHKRKWANGRELCLFEVADTGIGMTPEQMKTIFEAFTQADSSTTRRYGGTGLGLAITRSFCRLMGGDISVRSRLDEGSTFTMQIPCSLEAMETPKSIQHNPPFSYAP
- a CDS encoding response regulator, which encodes MKAHTVLVIEDNIALREMTRRRLERHGYKIVLAEDGEEGLALLQDMKPDIILLDMSLPGKDGWTVAGELKDCPRCGTIPLIAITAHAMRGDREKAIQSGCDDYVSKPIDFSILTSKMNALLEPHES
- a CDS encoding aldo/keto reductase produces the protein MKYRRFGRTGLELSVFSLGGMRFPRGWEKGLTYEGLTDTERETIAAILDRSFDCGINHIETARGYGHSEDWFRLVLGAQARPRDSYYLQTKVAPKADPKEFEKTLQESFDSLGCDYLDLFGFHGINEQQELDWIIRPGGCLEVVRRWQKDGRIRHVGFSTHGACEVIVKAIECGEFEYVNLHWYYINQTNWAAIEAATRQDMGVFIISPTDKGGQLFAPPQKLSDACAPLHPITFNDLFCLRRPEVHTLSVGAGQASDFDEHLAALAYYDRIDGTIAPIEARLEAVLQDALGADWWPSYSEGLPWYTQVPGEVNLPYILRLWSLAKGLDMTGYGKYRYGMIEGGDGGNWMGGKPSGEFDEPALLALLKDHPHRDRIPGILREAHAMFKGEAKQRLSSD
- the cysK gene encoding cysteine synthase A; protein product: MSKAFDSIVSTVGNTPLVKINKTTAGLEADIYLKCEFFNPLASVKDRIGKAMIEAAERDGKIGPGSIIIEPTSGNTGIALAFVCAAKGYKLILTMPETMSLERRVLLRMLGADIVLTPGPKGMPGAIARATELVEEYGEKAYMPQQFENPANPEAHRKTTAEEIWSATGGKIDAFVAGVGTGGTITGVSEVIKSRKELLSVAVEPEASPVLSGGQPGPHKIQGIGAGFIPKNCNVDIIDDVIKVSNENAFATAQRLAQEDGILGGISTGANVWAAMELAKRPEMAGKTIVTVGCSFGERYLSTPLAEKAREEMMAATAS
- the infA gene encoding translation initiation factor IF-1 gives rise to the protein MAKAQSEEYVEVEGKIVAVLPGTMFRVELANGHQVLAHISGKLRKHFIKITTGDTVKMEMSPYDLDKARIVYRLRNAAVQRNAPKRSYGPKRR
- the tadA gene encoding tRNA adenosine(34) deaminase TadA, with amino-acid sequence MNLPCPFEKIFPSELNRNEAYYMTHAYNEAIEAWKKDEVPIGAVIEHQGRIIATGHNQSRSTNDPTAHAEIIAISQAANAIGDWRLNECTLYVTKEPCPMCSGALVIARIGKVYYGLPDPKMGCVGGAVDLGALPESNHKFESTGGILQELNHELLKAFFEMKRQANKDKKLEG
- a CDS encoding superoxide dismutase; amino-acid sequence: MMAYELPSLSYAYDALEPHIDARTMEIHHSKHHNAYITNVNAALEGTGLEDKCVCDLISDLSVVPEAKRGAVRNNGGGHANHKFFWTILSPDGGGAPVGELAAAIDAELGGFDAFKEAFAKAGATRFGSGWAWLVVKADGTLAVTSTPNQDSPLMKGIAEVEGTPVIGLDVWEHAYYLKYQNLRPKYIEAFWNVVDWNAAEENYKKAKA